In the genome of Megalops cyprinoides isolate fMegCyp1 chromosome 18, fMegCyp1.pri, whole genome shotgun sequence, the window TTGTCTTTTTACAGATGTAATTACTCTGTGACAACTAAAGTGGCAGTGCCTTCTCCTCTTGTACTGGCTAACTCTACTGTGTATCTCTGCAGAAAGCAGGAAAACAATGAATATTGCTATTGCTGCCAGCCTTGCTATGTGGCACCAGCCAGATGCAGCCCTTGCATTAGTATAGCATGCATTTCCCCTAAGCACCTTATCCACATTCCTCATCTGtttgttattgtattatttcCTGCAGGGGGACGGATATTCCGCTGCTCTTTCTGTCACAACTTTTTGTGTGAGGACGATCAGTTTGAGCATCAAGCTAGCTGTCAGGTTTTGGAGGCGGAGACGTTCAAATGTAAGTGGCATAGACTGCTTTGTCACTGCTAAGCTGTCATTGCTCTTGTGACTACTACTGAGCCCTTTAGCAATAAATCTTACTTTTGGTAACTGATGGTTTATGACATTAATACATTTTGGGACTCAGATTTAGGCAAGCACTGTCAACCACTTTATCAAAACACCACAGAGGTGTGAAATAAAGAATGTTATCACTAGAGGTTGGTTGGTGTTTTTACTTTAACTAAGTACTattactctttaattaagaaatggcgagcttagttgggccgaatggcctgttcttgtctTATATTCTTATGTTCTTTACAAATCAGCTGTGTGCTTTCATAACATAGTCATTATATTGTTGTGCATATTTCAGTAAATTCAGTAAGATCAGTCTGTAAGTTGAACTtatatttgttcagttttcctAGGCACTTTCCTTTTGATATGATTGAAGTATCAATAGCTTTCAAACTGTCACAAAAACACGAGAAATTATTACCTTATATGGCATTTCATTGACCCAATATGAGTTCTGTTGTGGAATGCAAGACTTGGGAAATATTGtggaaatgcagaaaatgcaatCTCATCTTTACAGGCATCTCCTGCAACCGCCTAGGACAACACTCTTGTCTCCGCTGCAAGGTTAGTGATAGTAAATGACATAGTAAATAGTTCTAAACAAATTTTCTAGTAAATGTCTTAATTGGGGCAACCCCTCTGCATATTCTGTGTAAGAGAGCCAAAGTTTGTGACTTGTTGTTTTTGAGGTACGCTGGCTGTGGTCACACCATGGTCATGCTATGGCCATGTGATGATTGCCTTCCTTTGTTTCTCCCTAGGCATGCTTTTGTGATGACCACACTCGAAGTAAAGTCTTCAAACAGGAAAAGGGCAAAGCGCCTCCCTGCCCAAAATGTGGCCATGAAACCCAGGAAACCAAAGACCTCAGCATGTCCAGTAAGTTTCTGTTGGAAGACTGTTAGAGGATCTTCTGGTCCTCCTTTGTAAAGGAATCCATGTTCAGTCCATGTGTACAAGTAAAGCAAGTGTAGGGTAGGCCATGTTGCTGTTGTAGCAGTGCATTGAGGAACTTTTGGACCATCTGTATATGTTACCAGTGTACCACTGAACAAGCAAAAAATGGCCTCTGCTTCAGTCTACCATTAGTCCTTTTCAGAGTTTGTTAAAATTAGCACAGTTAGCTCCACTCTCCAGATTGCAAGGTAACATTTGAATTATTCGCTGGATTTgtggattatttatttttaatattggaCTTAAGAATAATAAGTTATGGATGGAAGTGTGCAAATAACATGcagccaaataaatacaaaaagatTTGGATTTATTGTATGAAAGACAGCCTGAACATACTTTTAAAGCAGACAATATATGCATTGAACCGTACCAGAGAGTAACAAAAAGCTGTTAGACTGATGGGGTTTTCAGGAATTTGTCAGATGGGAATTTGCTCATTGTTCTACAGTGCATTCTGTCTTAGAAATAATTTAGATGGATGATGTTCTGAAACCTCCGCtatttacactgcaaaaaaattcCAAGCAGGTTAACTAATCTTTATCCTGTGTGGATATCCAGATGTGGTGGGCTTTGTTGAATGGGACAATCCATGCAGGAGATGTGAATCTGTGCAGACTAttgcacagcacagtgtctgcCTGTTGGTTCTGTGATGGGCTGATGTGCTGTTCTCTTTTCGCCCCGCAGCCCGCTCTGTGAAGTTCGGCCGTCAGAGCGGCGCAGACGAGGGTGATGGAGCCTCTGGGTACCACTCCTACTGGAAGAGCATCGCGTCCGGAGGAGGCGGGGAGCAGGAAGACGAATATGGAGATGAAGAGGACgacgaggatgaggaggaggaggaggaggaggaggaggaggaagacgaggaggaggatgaagaagaGGACGTAGACACCGAGGTGGCTGGGTCCATCTCTGATCTCAGTCTGGGGAGGACCGCAGCCACTGGTCACTCTCCCTGTGGAGAATAAACAGTGGAAGGGCATTGGTTTGGTTTGCTTGGCAGtggttttcagcattttaaaccCAGATGTCATAAACACTGTAAGAGTAGGCAAACCATATAACTCACAGTGGTGTCCGTATATGTATGTTACCAGAATATATTTTAACTCATCAGTTATTTTGCGTCATGCTGTTTGGAGGACGAAGTCTTGTTCAGAAGTACTGCACTACTGCATAGTAAGTATCCATTCCAATGGAGTAGTCAGCTTTCTCAAAGTAATCGTAGTAGAATTCATTCATGGAAGTGGCATTGTGCTACTTGTTTTATTTGACAGGAATGATACCTGATTAAGGTCAGCAGCAGATAGAAGTCTGTG includes:
- the znf330 gene encoding zinc finger protein 330; the encoded protein is MPKKKTGARKKAENRKEREKQSRANREHVDVAKHPCNAAMECDKCLRRQKNRAFCYFCAAVQKLPMCAQCGKTKCMKASDCVIKHPGVHSTGLAMVGAVCDFCEAWVCHGRKCLSTHACTCPLSDADCIECERSVWEHGGRIFRCSFCHNFLCEDDQFEHQASCQVLEAETFKCISCNRLGQHSCLRCKACFCDDHTRSKVFKQEKGKAPPCPKCGHETQETKDLSMSTRSVKFGRQSGADEGDGASGYHSYWKSIASGGGGEQEDEYGDEEDDEDEEEEEEEEEEEDEEEDEEEDVDTEVAGSISDLSLGRTAATGHSPCGE